In the Arachis ipaensis cultivar K30076 chromosome B10, Araip1.1, whole genome shotgun sequence genome, one interval contains:
- the LOC107622182 gene encoding probably inactive leucine-rich repeat receptor-like protein kinase At3g28040, with protein sequence MNNVQLNDDVLELIVLKSDLHVPYSSLASWKDDSSACSWNRVQCNPATGRVTEINLARLGLSGRIGGGLEKLQHLMGSIKNSDDVAFFIHLRRPQLYSIADLKECELKSEEDRSKGDYFQLQVKICNGKVIEVVASEKGFYPIRKQYLQSHTLVDLPQQLSRGFANAYESLMKAFSEV encoded by the exons ATGAATAATGTTCAGCTGAACGATGATGTTCTTGAACTAATTGTGCTCAAATCAGACCTCCATGTCCCTTATTCATCTCTTGCTTCATGGAAAGATGATTCAAGTGCTTGTTCATGGAACCGGGTTCAATGCAATCCAGCAACAGGAAGAGTTACTGAGATCAATCTTGCTAGGTTGGGATTATCTGGAAGAATTGGAGGAGGCCTTGAGAAGTTACAGCATCTAATG GGATCAATAAAAAATAGCGATGATGTTGCATTCTTCATACATCTAAGAAGGCCTCAACTATAT TCAATTGCAGATTTGAAGGAATGTGAGCTGAAAAGTGAAGAAGATAGAAGTAAAGGAGACTACTTTCAGCTTCAG GTTAAAATCTGCAATGGGAAGGTAATAGAAGTGGTGGCTTCAGAGAAAGGGTTTTATCCTATTAGAAAACAATATCTGCAAAGTCACACTTTGGTTGATCTTCCACAACAGCTAAGTCGAGGTTTCGCTAAT GCATATGAATCTTTAATGAAAGCTTTCTCTGAAGTCTGA